cgcgacaatcgccgcgtcgtgtgtcgcagaatgctgctcatgaatatgagcctctagcatggcttgaaactagtcgagttcctcgtcaaaacattacgtgagttagccgataacataataattaatttagtatgtctcacgaaagttacaataaaatcatagttaCTCACCGAAACTAAATTAAACTGTTCTTCTTTGGCTACAGCTCTAGCGGCCAATATCACCATGACaactaatatcaataaaaatactgcTAATAAGGGCCAGAGTGTGCTGCCGTTGCCCCAGGAGATCCGAAGCAGGGCCCGGAGCCACCAGCCCGAGACTCCGATGATAAGAACTGGAGTTAAACACCATGTGGCTATCCAGAAGTAAGGTAGCTTAGTACCTGTCAGGAATTCTATGTCCACTGTGAGATAACACCAGCctgtaatgtaaacaaaaagattttaatatcattagaacttaaaacgggatatttgtcatgtttattagtttttatgagtttacaatatttcggtactgttgcaagcgctatgatcacgAATGAATCcctgttttaagttctaatgatattacttgtgactatgtcagtttaaaaacttataagaaGATTTTAAGTTACCATATATATTGTCCTGAAACAAACTTCGATTATATTTTCCTTATCTCGTAAATAAAGTAATAGGCAAGATGATGTGCAACGCatcgcgggtttgattcccgcacggagcaattcttggTATGATGCAGAAACTGTTTTACCAAATCAGGGTGTCatgtgaaattaaatatttgtaaacataacaatacataatgaAGATATACATGACTGCATAAACATGACTGTACTgtggttggcgcagtggctgggcaactggctgccgtgcaatgtgtagcgggttcgattcccgcacggagtaactctttgtgtgatccacaaattgctatttcgggtctgggtgtcatgtgcatgtgaaattgtatgtttgtaaacgcacccacgacacaggagaaaatcctaatgtggggcattgttttttttataccgTCGCTgtataaattgattaaaacaaGAAGTTGACTAAAAGTACTCACCATAAATAAACACGAAGCCGACCACTTCAACAGCAGACGTGAATACAGTCAGAACTGGTACCATCAGCTCGTCCAACACGGTGGCTATTTCCAACCCTCGAGCTAGCACTGCTACTGTGAGAGCAGTGCCAACAGCTGATGTAGCACAGGCGAAGACCCTCCAGTGGTCTCCGGTCACCCGATGGAGTTTGTCGTATACTGGATATAGGAGTATTAActgcaaaaaattaaaatactttaatacatatattatacatacatattatataaaaaagaatggCTTGAAGTTCTAACAAAAATGTGTTCGTACTTAGACCAGGTAATATCAGACACTTTTGTTgttctacatattatattaattttacatgacaattcattattatcatattttagattgatatttttttttattgtggacCGTGGTCTCAAAAATGTTGCTGGATAGTatcatagaataaaatatattgtttatactATAAGTTTCGCGagtaatatgagcctctagcatggcttgaaactagtcgagttcctcgtcaaataattacgcgagtaagccgtaAAACacaataacttaaataaattgttattatagtaTCCATTATGGTTTTAAATTAGTTAGTTTTATAGGTATTTCTTTACCAGTAACTAAGATAGACATATTATTAAATGGACTTCACAAAAAATGTAGATAcactctaaaatataaaaaaaaagatgaaaaGACGGTGTTCATTAcacttttaagtaattttaacactaaaatattCTTGGAAATTGCTAGCAACTTATTATGTTAAAGTTACAGCCACGAGTTAGGAACAGACTGTTAGATCCGAGATCGAGTTACCATTTTACCGCAGtgttaaacttaatattttggGCTAAGGTTAATCTATTCTGGTGAAACTTTATATTCCAGATAATATTGTAGCGTATTTATAGTTCTTCTTTGACCAAGAGCTATAATTACGAAGATATTGTTACCAATTAATTTCTGatgaattaaaatatctttgaaatCACGTTCAAATTGTAGAGAATAAGAAGCTTGAAAAAGAGACATTAGAACTACTTGAgtaataatttaagtaagtatatgtatcTAGACCTTATTTTATAGccacttaaaatattaactgaTTTGCATCAGATTGACATCAGTAAACATGAAATGTATTTAACTTTTGTCATCTCCTGAGTTAAGTTCAATCTCAAActgattaaaaatgttataaatcttGATAAAAATTTTAGCTTATTTTGTTTGCTGTGGTTTTACAGCTTCACATTCTGATACAGTCTACGGggtgataaataatattataacaataaaaaatgctatcatctaatgatttctcccatcctgggtgaggcgagagagattgtcagactctcactgactaaaaaccaccccgttcctactcctgctttgaaccggagccccggtaactcataagaataaaaaaaaaattactacttACCACACTAATAATTCCAGAACAAAAGACGACTCCAAACGCGAGTAGAGGCCACTCCTTATTTCTTCTCTCGGAGACTGAAGATTGGTATATTAAGACTAGAATTGATATGAAACTCGTGTCCTTTCTGCCAGTCCCACCAATGGACTCCCAGAGAAGTACCCAGAGCCAACCAGCGAATATGTTGGTCATTAtaagtagggctgatgtcctGAAAAAAGATTAAAAGGAAGATTAGTATCCTTTATTGAAGCAACCGTTACAGAAACGTTTATTCATGATACTAAAGGTGTATGATACAATAAATGACTGACTCGTCGGCCCAGTTTGTAAgtgtaagtgcgactgtcgggcaaggggtctctggaACGATTTTCGGGTCGcacaagtattttttaaaatttctgaATTGTAGTACAGAGCcaggaaatgtgcccagtatatggttattacatgggacttacagcattcattgtgaaaagtgggtgtacattgaaaTTGAATGTGTGCGAAATTGATTCCGCTGTTTTCGAGATTTGcactttaaaaatacaattagtgattcatatttaattttataaacacacttCACATAGAAAAAGTTcgatttataaaatgtaaaacaggACAATAACTATGTTATTTCGAAAATGTAAGacagaaaacaataattatgtttctgCGAACGGTTGATAGGTTCTCCTACgcataataattgtttattggTATTCGTATTTAAACCTAGAGTAGAAATCGAAAACCCTAATTACACTTTGCTCTTCCTTCGTATCGAAACAACGAGGCAATATAATCAGAAAATCAATTAGAAGTAAACAAGCAACATTTCCACgtaattattaaagtaaatttatATATGccaacaggctcaccccctattacacgggacttgtaacacaaatggtgaaaagtgggcgtacattgtatagcggcgtgtcgtaataagcacctctgcctaccatttCGGGggtaaaggcgtgacgttgctgctgctttattaaaataaatttactaCAATTAGCTTACCACCGAACATCGGAGTGTCTGTAGATGGTGCCACCAGCACTGGTCAGATATCCACTAACAATTTGTGTAGACATTAAAGCTTGCACCAATGCGCTGTGCCAAATGTAGGGCTCGGAGAGCGAAGACCATTGCACGCACGACTCGAACATCGAATCAAGTACCGCGGTCTTAGCCAGAAATGTAGAGAGTAATATGGCGATAACAACTATGATAATAGTTATGCTTCCTAGTGTCGTTTTTAGTGTTTTGTGAAGGCGGTATaatctgaaaattaaaaaagaaatgttttgtataaCTTATATTTAGGGATCAAGTTAAGTAAAGTacgataaaactatttaaaacgcTGAAGAAGATGGTCAATTACAATAACCtgagttagaaaaaaaaatgttaaatatgttGGTACATGTGAGATAAATAGGACTGGTCCTATTTGtctttttaaactataaaatttttTTATGCAATCTGATTTCAAATCCTAATCCATAAGGACAATTGTCTGTCTTAAATTGGGACTATGATTTTATGTGGACATTGTATGgactaaacattataatatgtagatcTCTAAAATGGCAGAAATTACTCATTTCTGTCTGATTAAAAAATCAATAGACCCTTTAGTACCTAACATATGTGACGTTTGACAAAACCTAATTCCTATACCTAACATAGAAATTGCAGTCAGCTTAACTAAATTGGTTGAAACAATCCGCACCCATCACCTATTTCGCTGAAAGGTTTCAAATCCTCATTGTTCTCAGGTCTGCTTTGTCAGTTCCGTGAAATTCAGATACCATATGCACTATTCAGGTATTTCAGTTCCATACTACATGAGTAGGTATGTATGGTACATAGACTCCATTATTGGAAATAGGTTATTCATGTAGATAGATTTCTACATGGAAATCATGTCCCAGGAACATTTAATTTTCCAAGTaatgtttatattgaaattatgaTCAATAGGTATAAAGGATTTTACACTGAACTGTGTAGTACAGAAAGCGTGAACAACTCATTGCACAAGACGTTCAATAGTATAGTATTCTCAAAGattatcatatttttagtttatgatttattcattttagtATGCTGCTCTTTTGGCTcaggttattattttttttattacattttcactAAAGTTTTATCGAATCTTCTTATCTTTttcgacatttttattattctaatgaatttttagggacttttataCCGCACAGCGTATGTCAGTCCCATCGTACCCTAAAACAGTGTAGTTATACATCAAACCAACTGAATCAATTGATCTGAAGCTGAACAACTTTCTTGCATCATCGCTACCCGGCTTATTTACTAATTGCGGAATGTACTTATatcgtttttgttcaacttcAAAGCCCTGAACAACGTATTCCTATCAGCCTCAAATCAGATCAGTCAATTCaaagaacaatatttttcaacattGGTGCAACAATTTAGACATTGACTAAAAATCTTCCTTCAAAAAGAGCggaataaagtaataatatcaaTGTTAACACTCTTATTACTTACAGAACGGGCACGAAGAACCATAGGAGAAATATTAAGACCGCCATTATGCCGAGATACTGCGGATACTCTGTGAATGGCGCCAAAAATGTTGAACTGGAACATTTTATTAGAtcgtttttaataattgtattttattgcaataaagTTAATGTAGTGTTAAgaggtttttatggtataattcggtaaacgagcagacggatcacctgatggtaagcaatcgccgccgcctatgagcacctgaaacaccagaggcgttacaagcgcgttgaaGGTCTTACAGTTATTGTAATAGTCTTgttcactttattttttaatcaaaagaGGATTGGGATTCACACAAATGACAAAATGGATCAAAGGATGGTAAGCAACTTGTATCATTCTTGATGGACACAAGCAATAACAGAGGAGAGAGAGGGCGTCAAAATCCTTTTAAAAATTAGTTGAGAAAGAACCAccacatttttgttttacatagtgaaataaaaatatttatacaaatatagttGCATAAATAATTATCACTAGTAAATGTAATGTAAGCCGTAACagaaatgtaaaatattctatagaaacaaaagaaaaaatgttacagaaaatggtttttgttttaaaatatgtagttgTATTACCTACCTGAAACACTCGGTTgcgttcattttattttcatatccaTTCTGgaacataaaatgaaataataattacctgtaagtacctacttcaaCCATGCATTTAATTCTCACTAATGAACCATACATGTTAGGgataattttttgtttgataGTTTCAGAAATGTCTGTAAAGTAAATTGTAGATTATAAAGCAATGGCAATCACCAATGTAGGAGAATAGTAGGACCGCAAAAATCTCAAATGCTCACAACTTAAGGATGATTtttcaccaaagatgtgctatgtagctatgccacGAAATATTatggctaagctgtgaaactttgtgacgattcccactgatactaagctagaATAATGCTAAGCTAAAAAGAAATCCATAGtacgtatccatagcacgcatctttccatataaaaaccaccagcttagctgagtccgtttacAGTTTGTGCTAAGCTATGCGTATCAATGAATACGATTAGTGGAAGCGAAACGCATCCACAgaaacgtagtatagcacacaccctaatataataattatgttaaattattaacattacaataataaccaGACAAAAGTAAACCAAAATCCGGTAAAAAGACAGGATTAACAAACCGATCTTTCTATTCACACAAAGACTTTCACAGCCAGCATTTTACATtttccatattaaaattttatcctGCAGTTATTAAAATACCCCTCACTTTACAGTACAATGAAATACAAAGCGGCTTACCGGCGTTATGTGCAGTTTAGTGCAATCCTTTAAAGGGAAGGACCCCTTGCCTATCCACAGGAGGTAGGCAAATGACAGAGCTACATACATCATGTAGTATACACAGCATACGTATGACGTCAGCACTTTTAAATGGCCGACacctgaaaaaatattacacggATTTATGAGTGTTAAAAGTTGATTTATTGTAGGACaatcttttatgtttttttttttaaggtaaaagGTTAGCTATGAATTTgggaaaactaaatatttttttgtaggaGATTTTGCATGATATTTCTACAAATATCATAGAAAGTCATGCTGTACCTTCTGGAAATAGACATGcattattacattaaacatatttataaaaaccaTCAATTTTGATTGCTTCGTTGGTTCGATTTCCCGGTCTTGCAGCTTTTTGCGGTTTATCGAAACTTTCTctgttgtagcacggagtcagaAGAGTagaattgtggccagtatagcaataggctcacctattacacgggacttgtatgacacaaatattgaaaagtggatgtacattgtatagtggcattacgtgccgtaatgtacacctctgcataccccttcggggataaaaggcgtcacgttgCATTATTATGATACACAAAGACCATATTATTGTAGTACACAAGTACTTAGACttgacttaataatattatgtatacgtaAAATACATTCGTACTTTGGTACCTATGTTTGGTAACATTATAATCGGCTTGCAGCTCTGTACAAGGGAGCTGAGTTTTATCTACCTGTAGGCTTAACATCAGGCTTATGTACCGAGTACATATTTACACtgcatacattacatacaagaCTCTGGATAAGGCTTGGCAGGTTTATTATGGAAggttaaaacataatttagtattgtgtgaatcaatttattttgtctttaagAAACGAGTTTAacgattttttctttaaatttattttcttactacaTTACAGTGTATggtttttttgttgtaaaagttttaaattttagttcaatttgttttgttttcacactttatgtacattttacaatggtggacttaatgccaatttggcattctctaacagtcaaccttaaattatttaatctgTATTGAAACTTTAGCACACTGTGCAGTGACACACAATCGCTGTGTAGTATGCCAAAATGCATTTGGACAAAgttaaatcttttaattttggtttCCTTGGTTCTATCACTTTAGCCTTGAAGTGCACAAAGGCAACATTTATGTTCCTCCGacatattgtttattaaaactttaacacAACGTTTGTTCATAAATCTTACCTCTCAATATGGGCACTGCCCTCCACACTCCAATAGGATCTTGATGACTTAGCTGACCCATGGCAAGTTGTAGCAGCGTCGTCGGTAGTCCTGCAGCCAACAGCCAGAAGGAGTAGATCACCAGGTAAGGAACTGCTCCATGTCTGAACGCCTCTTTCGGAAGCCGAACTGAGTTGAACAGCGTCAGAGAAATTGCTATGGTGCATAGCTGTGTTTTTACGAACTCGCATGTTGATTTTAGAGTCTGAAACAAAATGTATGGAAAAGGTTAGTAATTAcactaatatattataaatgtgaaagtttggcggtttgaatgtttgtccttCAATTACGCTAAAATTGTGAGTCAGATAATAACACAATGGGCATTTTTGCTAATCCTTCCTAGATACCTAAGAGACATTCAATAAATTCGGTGTTTTCCAGGTAAGCTAGAAGTTGTTGAGATCGATCATGTTTTTTTCAGGGTCAAAGAACAAGACTAGACTATTGTGAAATACATCAAAGAATCTGCAGCTTGCGTAGGTATTGTCAGTTAACATACTTTTTGGTGACGGGGTATGCAAATaggtacgtcatttctacgtttaAAATGTACCTCGAAGTGATGTcatgtgatatttcaaatcgttAATATATTCGAAAATATTAGTTTCCATACgaagataaaaaatacgtatctaatattttaaaataatctacaaggcgGTCATTAAAGTCAAAATGAGCCATGTACCCCATTAtacattaaatgtattttacattatGAAACCTTACAACACATTAGTAGCAAGTTCTTAACATTGTGATAATAATTGAACTTCCCTACTTAGTTAGCGCATGCCTCTAATTAGAGCGGAACAAATCTCTTTGACATCTCTAACAGGCATGTCTTTTTAATTAGTCAAATGCCATTGTAATGGTAAGAGGCTTAGGTACGCagtcttaaattatttacttaagatACATATTCCGTCTTGTTACTTTAATATGAATGGTTCTACGGTTTACGCCTACTAGCTTGTTTCGGAGTGTCGCTATTTGTATTATTGAAACGTGCGTATAGATTTCAATGCtctaaacgatttaaaaaattaccttattttttaaatcggttctcagtttgacctggatgtatgtgtgtttgtatgttgcTGATTTTGATACgtttttcagcatagtatttttcagacttaggaaaagATTTTAGGTATATTAGCTGCATTGAAAAAATGAGTcgctaaataaaattgaaggcggttcccttttttaagCTTTTATTTACTCTTGTGATGtttttgtgttctttttttatcaGTATTATAAACCAACTGGTTTATAATCAAACTTAAGCCAAATCtatataatattgatattatcaATTACTTCTCGCCTCGTATCTAATTAATtctctttttctctttttttaaaaaaaaacgttgccccacactaggattttctcctgtgtcgtgggtgcgtttacaaacatacaagttcacatacacatgacacccagacccgaaacaacaatttgtggatcacacaaagagttgctccgtgcgggaatcgaacccgctacccgttgcgcggcagccagttgcccagcccccgcaccaaccgtgcagtcattaatTAATTCACTCTTTACGTCTTGTCTTTACATATTAGTATcagtttctaaaaaaaaacaaaacatcttgGCTTTCTTGATTAAAACACTTTCAAAATTATTGTCCCTAATATTATTTGATTGACGTTCATGAAGTAGCTAAAAAGCTAAAGACCACCAAGCGTTTTgagattagattttttatttctttgtttaacACGGCAAATGTTCTCTAAAACATGAGAACAGTTAGGTTGATTCGAAAATGAAACTCTTTGCACTCGGCGCAACGCTCTACTTGTGTCAATTTGCTACTGAATGAGTTTAAAGGGCATGCTTTACTTTTCCAGTTACTGATAAACCTACTTATCATTGTCCAAAGGGACTTTGATTGACTTTCTTAATGACACGGTGTAGAACAGTCTCAAATAAAAGTAGGTAGttgcttttttaaattacattcaCTTGCTTTCTAAGTTTATTAGGAAAAAATACAACAGGCTCATTCAGTTTACGTCGAGCCTGAAAGGAAAATTGCATTTATGACATAGGTTTATGAGGTTTTGCCATACACTGGAACAACGCTTAATAGATTAGACTtgtgtaaagaaatattcttcATAAGGCTTGTTTAAAAAACAGACTTTagacttttaattaatatagtgaacttgattccccctagccCTTTCCATCACCGtatcacaagacaatcggcgaaaaGTCATcacttcatggtagatatcccacctgCTCCCTGCTCATACGAAACACTTTGCTTCAAGCTTGTGAGAACTGATAGGGTGTGGAATtatttgccggagtctgtgttcccTGAAGGTAGTCTTCAAGGCCCTAGTGAATAAGTTGTTTATCatcctaatccccaattccccaacaacccttatattcctaacccccaaaaggccagtaccgcacttgtaaagcctctggtcttacgggtgtccatgggcagtagcgattgcttaccaacaggtaatccgtctgctcgattaccggcttataccataataaaaataaaaaaggtattctttaattttttagcCCATTTACCATTTAAGTTTAGCAACATTTAGAGCCTTTTTGTAACGACACTACGAGTATTACGTCACAGCCCCGGCTCTCCAGTTCAGTGGTTCAGatcagtcagtctgtctgtaacATTATAGTGCCAACTATTTAACACTATCATTGACATTGTCACTAGTGTCAAACAAATTGAAACTTTATTCTATGTAGATTTTAGAACCAATTTTGCTCATCAGTGCTATACGTCTTAGATTTCATCATAGTTCCGTGATGACAAGTGATTGAGTATTTTAGATCATGGACAAGTGATGTTacgtaatttgtttttgttttgttttgaaagtgTAGGGCCTTACAGTGTGTGTTTAGTTTCCTTGTTTATTGTTCTTGGactcattaacacattgaacgccgtggtagtcaccggtgaccgacgttagcggaggatttgctttcaacagttttctattggcagtcaaagacttaaacgaACGTTGAAATGTATAAAGAATAGAATGTAAGTGTAAAGGTTTTGGTCACAACAAATAATCAAGACCTTTCTACCTAGCTCCTGTCTATATATaatgttcttttgttttctgtCCAATTGTTGtacataaactaataaataaatatgattttttgaCGATCGaacgtcttttttaatttttatggacTTAATAGAATGGCGCTTGGctactatctcgcctggtggtaagcgatgatgtggccaaCGATGGGGCTTTATATACctcgtttttaattttagaaattaacaaattgttttttactaatagatagtaaatattttgaagtagGAGAATATTCAGCAGTACACTTATACTGTCATTACAATACTTTTAAGTACATTTGGGGTAGCTAAGTCTATTTTATGCTTATTGCAACTAGAACGAATCTTACTTCAGTCTGATAAATTACCAAAAATTTCGAAAATTGGAGAATCCAATAAGAAATTGCTCAGTTTTTGCAACCATAAATAATTCATTCGAGCAATTTGTTATTTAGAAATACTGAAcaagttatatattttaaattataatataattattatacaaaaatgttaatgatATGTTTGCATCCTGCCATTTCATAACGGTTTAGTCAAAAATGTAGATCCGTTATTTTTTTACCTAGCgcaaaatttcacaataatcatgtattatattatgtgataatattaatttatttattaatttaatatttagattttccCTGCCcgataaatcaaaataaaaattacataaactttaaatttataaaaataatccttgtaattgtgtacattaaaaatgttgaaattcAGCACAAATTATATATAGATAATTGACTGCATTGTCTATCATTAAGAAGATcccgaaaaaagtaaatatccCAAAATCATCGGGAATTAAATACATCGGATTTGAGTTAGGAAGGCAGTAGAATACAAAAATTGAATTAAAGAAGTAGTTAAGGCCACTGTACACTTACTGAAACAGTCACACTCACTAACTTCCAACTTAAATACATCGATAAACCAACCACACTTCATATTCCAAAAATTCCAAATATTCTTCAAACACCATGTATTACAAGCTCGGTCATaacaaacaattgtttgaaaacgATACAAACAATAGCTACGTATTAAGCGACCGCTAGCAGCCAGCGGTTGGCGCTCGCGGTCGCGGTCAAGAGCTAATGAACTTTACAGTTTACACGTAAATAATAACGTTAATTACTCTTCATAGTTTCATTTTGTGATCTCGCTTATTATTCGCATGATAATCtgttagaatttattttacttgatcTTAATTTTCAAAACATTCTGTGGCTAACTATTAACTGCCCAAATATCAGGGTATATAATGGTGAAAGAACTTTATAAATCGATGTAGTAATATCGGAGACCGTAACATACTTAAtgcaaatatacaaaaaatctaatctTATTTGTTTTAACATGTATATTGGCATTGGTTGACTTAAAAATCGCACCTTTAGTCTTAGACTAGAGCCTAgaacctcaaagagccatcggactaccacagatggagcccagaaTGGCTAATGAGAACACGGTGCTGTGGACTGCCGAGTGGGTTACCggagttccggctcgaaaagtagcagtaggaacgggatggtttttagttagtaagagtttgacactcttcTCGTCTCCcccaaggtaggagaagtcattgactAATTTTCGcccttttaaaaaaaccttAGACAGTAACTGCAACggcaataaagtattttaaccGAATGAAAGACTTTGTAAACACTGCAGCTATGTTATATACACATAAAACT
This genomic window from Spodoptera frugiperda isolate SF20-4 chromosome 28, AGI-APGP_CSIRO_Sfru_2.0, whole genome shotgun sequence contains:
- the LOC118265530 gene encoding sodium-dependent nutrient amino acid transporter 1 yields the protein MAVVNRPCGDFHCARSKSCMQRTSKPGWTLKSTCEFVKTQLCTIAISLTLFNSVRLPKEAFRHGAVPYLVIYSFWLLAAGLPTTLLQLAMGQLSHQDPIGVWRAVPILRGVGHLKVLTSYVCCVYYMMYVALSFAYLLWIGKGSFPLKDCTKLHITPNGYENKMNATECFSSTFLAPFTEYPQYLGIMAVLIFLLWFFVPVLLYRLHKTLKTTLGSITIIIVVIAILLSTFLAKTAVLDSMFESCVQWSSLSEPYIWHSALVQALMSTQIVSGYLTSAGGTIYRHSDVRWTSALLIMTNIFAGWLWVLLWESIGGTGRKDTSFISILVLIYQSSVSERRNKEWPLLAFGVVFCSGIISVLILLYPVYDKLHRVTGDHWRVFACATSAVGTALTVAVLARGLEIATVLDELMVPVLTVFTSAVEVVGFVFIYGWCYLTVDIEFLTGTKLPYFWIATWCLTPVLIIGVSGWWLRALLRISWGNGSTLWPLLAVFLLILVVMVILAARAVAKEEQFNLVSKLISAFRPSRLWGPEEPMARYVWMSQRYVNETVSTDNDTNSEPNHYSSVMYTKDIDNKYQDELFKNEIYPRNYSNIYNPNDDYNNDYLYNGGIKSVYSIHAIPRGKKKSVDENYRSPNICLAKSRLGGPTDCSCNRHFTLNVPDLRSNEVTTSL